The following coding sequences lie in one Acropora palmata chromosome 3, jaAcrPala1.3, whole genome shotgun sequence genomic window:
- the LOC141876629 gene encoding cystatin-A-like produces MHKAGGYSEVKKATEEVQHICDQVKSQAEAKAATTFNKFEAISYRSQVVAGTNYIIKIDVGDTPLNYVHLYVYQSLPSVGSAPVVNDIKTGKKESAPLEPNN; encoded by the exons ATGCATAAGGCTGGTGGATATTCTGAGGTGAAAAAGGCCACTGAAGAAGTGCAGCACATTTGTGATCAG GTGAAGAGCCAAGCTGAGGCAAAAGCCGCGACAACTTTCAATAAGTTCGAGGCTATATCTTACAGATCACAAGTTGTCGCGGGAACGAATTACATCATTAAG ATTGACGTTGGCGATACTCCTTTGAATTACGTTCACTTGTACGTGTATCAGAGTTTGCCATCTGTTGGATCAGCCCCTGTAGTCAATGATATCAAGACTGGAAAGAAGGAAAGTGCTCCCTTAGAGCCGAACAACTGA